In Temnothorax longispinosus isolate EJ_2023e chromosome 2, Tlon_JGU_v1, whole genome shotgun sequence, one DNA window encodes the following:
- the LOC139825322 gene encoding fibroblast growth factor 18 isoform X3, translating to MLPQLAVLAKILCLLMVVMCGAVPAMVRSVSLYSTCSSGNVTVIGRSIKAMGRDDHNAPYQMLTTQSEDFSRKLYIFAEKSQRYICFNKRWKLVGLPKKQKGPMCQFYEVYNGSYLRYRSAVDGTRYIGFNKFGKPMKNPHGRQECFNFIKYNPHADINHHNSLVNAEMGGMEPREPYVVSRKPSPVMRATKNSLLQADSAREHVHTSTHRHRHSNRWKMRQDGGGDSGPRRRHESRLLVEASKY from the exons GTTACCACAGCTTGCCGTTTTAGCGAAGATTTTGTGCCTCCTGATG GTGGTGATGTGCGGGGCGGTGCCGGCGATGGTGCGCTCCGTGAGTCTCTACTCGACGTGCAGCAGCGGCAATGTTACCGTAATAGGCCGCTCGATCAAAGCCATGGGACGCGACGATCACAATGCACCCTACC AGATGCTCACCACACAATCGGAAGATTTCAGTAGGAAGCTGTACATCTTTGCGGAGAAGAGCCAACGATACATTTGCTTCAATAAGCGGTGGAAACTCGTCGGCCTG cCGAAGAAACAGAAGGGACCGATGTGCCAGTTTTACGAGGTATACAACGGCTCCTATCTGAGGTACAGGAGCGCCGTCGACGGGACGCGTTACATCGGCTTCAACAAGTTCGGCAAGCCGATGAAGAATCCCCACGGCAGGCAGGAGTGCTTCAACTTCATCAAGTATAACCCTCACGCGGACATAAACCACCACAATAGTCTGGTGAACGCGGAGATGGGCGGCATGGAGCCGCGGGAGCCGTACGTCGTCTCGAGGAAACCGTCGCCGGTGATGAGGGCCACGAAGAACTCCCTGTTGCAGGCCGACAGCGCGAGGGAGCACGTCCACACGTCCACGCATCGCCATCGGCACTCGAATCGCTGGAAGATGCGGCAGGACGGCGGCGGGGACTCGGGACCCCGGAGACGGCACGAGAGCCGCCTCCTCGTCGAGGCCAGCAAGTATTGA
- the LOC139825322 gene encoding fibroblast growth factor 18 isoform X4, whose amino-acid sequence MVVMCGAVPAMVRSVSLYSTCSSGNVTVIGRSIKAMGRDDHNAPYQMLTTQSEDFSRKLYIFAEKSQRYICFNKRWKLVGLPKKQKGPMCQFYEVYNGSYLRYRSAVDGTRYIGFNKFGKPMKNPHGRQECFNFIKYNPHADINHHNSLVNAEMGGMEPREPYVVSRKPSPVMRATKNSLLQADSAREHVHTSTHRHRHSNRWKMRQDGGGDSGPRRRHESRLLVEASKY is encoded by the exons ATG GTGGTGATGTGCGGGGCGGTGCCGGCGATGGTGCGCTCCGTGAGTCTCTACTCGACGTGCAGCAGCGGCAATGTTACCGTAATAGGCCGCTCGATCAAAGCCATGGGACGCGACGATCACAATGCACCCTACC AGATGCTCACCACACAATCGGAAGATTTCAGTAGGAAGCTGTACATCTTTGCGGAGAAGAGCCAACGATACATTTGCTTCAATAAGCGGTGGAAACTCGTCGGCCTG cCGAAGAAACAGAAGGGACCGATGTGCCAGTTTTACGAGGTATACAACGGCTCCTATCTGAGGTACAGGAGCGCCGTCGACGGGACGCGTTACATCGGCTTCAACAAGTTCGGCAAGCCGATGAAGAATCCCCACGGCAGGCAGGAGTGCTTCAACTTCATCAAGTATAACCCTCACGCGGACATAAACCACCACAATAGTCTGGTGAACGCGGAGATGGGCGGCATGGAGCCGCGGGAGCCGTACGTCGTCTCGAGGAAACCGTCGCCGGTGATGAGGGCCACGAAGAACTCCCTGTTGCAGGCCGACAGCGCGAGGGAGCACGTCCACACGTCCACGCATCGCCATCGGCACTCGAATCGCTGGAAGATGCGGCAGGACGGCGGCGGGGACTCGGGACCCCGGAGACGGCACGAGAGCCGCCTCCTCGTCGAGGCCAGCAAGTATTGA
- the LOC139825322 gene encoding fibroblast growth factor 17 isoform X2, whose product MFVIRLPQLAVLAKILCLLMVVMCGAVPAMVRSVSLYSTCSSGNVTVIGRSIKAMGRDDHNAPYQMLTTQSEDFSRKLYIFAEKSQRYICFNKRWKLVGLPKKQKGPMCQFYEVYNGSYLRYRSAVDGTRYIGFNKFGKPMKNPHGRQECFNFIKYNPHADINHHNSLVNAEMGGMEPREPYVVSRKPSPVMRATKNSLLQADSAREHVHTSTHRHRHSNRWKMRQDGGGDSGPRRRHESRLLVEASKY is encoded by the exons GTTACCACAGCTTGCCGTTTTAGCGAAGATTTTGTGCCTCCTGATG GTGGTGATGTGCGGGGCGGTGCCGGCGATGGTGCGCTCCGTGAGTCTCTACTCGACGTGCAGCAGCGGCAATGTTACCGTAATAGGCCGCTCGATCAAAGCCATGGGACGCGACGATCACAATGCACCCTACC AGATGCTCACCACACAATCGGAAGATTTCAGTAGGAAGCTGTACATCTTTGCGGAGAAGAGCCAACGATACATTTGCTTCAATAAGCGGTGGAAACTCGTCGGCCTG cCGAAGAAACAGAAGGGACCGATGTGCCAGTTTTACGAGGTATACAACGGCTCCTATCTGAGGTACAGGAGCGCCGTCGACGGGACGCGTTACATCGGCTTCAACAAGTTCGGCAAGCCGATGAAGAATCCCCACGGCAGGCAGGAGTGCTTCAACTTCATCAAGTATAACCCTCACGCGGACATAAACCACCACAATAGTCTGGTGAACGCGGAGATGGGCGGCATGGAGCCGCGGGAGCCGTACGTCGTCTCGAGGAAACCGTCGCCGGTGATGAGGGCCACGAAGAACTCCCTGTTGCAGGCCGACAGCGCGAGGGAGCACGTCCACACGTCCACGCATCGCCATCGGCACTCGAATCGCTGGAAGATGCGGCAGGACGGCGGCGGGGACTCGGGACCCCGGAGACGGCACGAGAGCCGCCTCCTCGTCGAGGCCAGCAAGTATTGA
- the LOC139825322 gene encoding fibroblast growth factor 17 isoform X1, which yields MRLTLNTLPQLAVLAKILCLLMVVMCGAVPAMVRSVSLYSTCSSGNVTVIGRSIKAMGRDDHNAPYQMLTTQSEDFSRKLYIFAEKSQRYICFNKRWKLVGLPKKQKGPMCQFYEVYNGSYLRYRSAVDGTRYIGFNKFGKPMKNPHGRQECFNFIKYNPHADINHHNSLVNAEMGGMEPREPYVVSRKPSPVMRATKNSLLQADSAREHVHTSTHRHRHSNRWKMRQDGGGDSGPRRRHESRLLVEASKY from the exons GTTACCACAGCTTGCCGTTTTAGCGAAGATTTTGTGCCTCCTGATG GTGGTGATGTGCGGGGCGGTGCCGGCGATGGTGCGCTCCGTGAGTCTCTACTCGACGTGCAGCAGCGGCAATGTTACCGTAATAGGCCGCTCGATCAAAGCCATGGGACGCGACGATCACAATGCACCCTACC AGATGCTCACCACACAATCGGAAGATTTCAGTAGGAAGCTGTACATCTTTGCGGAGAAGAGCCAACGATACATTTGCTTCAATAAGCGGTGGAAACTCGTCGGCCTG cCGAAGAAACAGAAGGGACCGATGTGCCAGTTTTACGAGGTATACAACGGCTCCTATCTGAGGTACAGGAGCGCCGTCGACGGGACGCGTTACATCGGCTTCAACAAGTTCGGCAAGCCGATGAAGAATCCCCACGGCAGGCAGGAGTGCTTCAACTTCATCAAGTATAACCCTCACGCGGACATAAACCACCACAATAGTCTGGTGAACGCGGAGATGGGCGGCATGGAGCCGCGGGAGCCGTACGTCGTCTCGAGGAAACCGTCGCCGGTGATGAGGGCCACGAAGAACTCCCTGTTGCAGGCCGACAGCGCGAGGGAGCACGTCCACACGTCCACGCATCGCCATCGGCACTCGAATCGCTGGAAGATGCGGCAGGACGGCGGCGGGGACTCGGGACCCCGGAGACGGCACGAGAGCCGCCTCCTCGTCGAGGCCAGCAAGTATTGA